The following coding sequences lie in one Silene latifolia isolate original U9 population chromosome 5, ASM4854445v1, whole genome shotgun sequence genomic window:
- the LOC141657583 gene encoding putative serine/threonine-protein kinase PBL25: MNCLPCFQKDDEDDSNDDQPIPAKKENHAPIDTSACNAKSFNFRELAMATKNFRQECLLGEGGFGRVFKGTLQSTGQVVAVKQLDRNGMQGNKEFLEEITLLSLLQHPNLITLIGYCADGDQRLLVYEYLHMGNLEQHLLGNPDTKPMDWCTRMKIAFGAAQGLEYLHEIANPPILYRDLKPSNILLDENYEPKLSDYGLAKLGADGGKMHPTSRVMDTYGYSAPEYSSSGELTLKSDIYSFGVVLLELLTGRRAIDTNRPNDEQNLVSWAQPIFREPKRFPDLADPRLNNEFPVKCLNQAVGICAMCLQEEPSVRPLIGDVVAALSFLSIPQPVEKDVSSVACNPPPEQKMQYENNPNQEEPSRDDSDKDCSNHEESSSDESDAEGSNRESVSEQQNQGLSRRHSSAGSEEENNSSDSGSDDESGNYGDAENTEFENSGRSVGPNDGNLSSEHGSSKRCTSTKRTRSRPRKLVVTFKEPSLSSKRNGSKKGNQEENCSPKPKVSPGKGEKSSSSSSESSSSESEDEKGSDQHQNSKHKKASNSIDETENRVFDDDNDCKQGPKLRHLQTR, translated from the exons ATGAATTGCTTACCATGCTTTCAAaaggatgatgaagatgatagCAATGATGATCAACCAATTCCCGCGAAAAAGGAAAACCATGCTCCTATCGACACCTCTGCTTGTAACG CAAAATCTTTCAATTTCCGGGAATTGGCTATGGCGACAAAGAATTTCCGACAGGAATGCTTGTTAGGGGAAGGTGGGTTCGGAAGAGTGTTCAAGGGGACACTTCAGTCTACTGGCCAG GTTGTTGCAGTAAAACAGCTAGACAGGAACGGAATGCAAGGGAACAAGGAATTCCTGGAGGAGATAACATTGCTCAGTCTTCTACAACATCCCAACTTGATCACTCTTATCGGATACTGTGCTGATGGCGACCAGAGGCTTTTGGTCTATGAGTACCTTCATATGGGAAATTTAGAGCAACATTTGCTTG GTAATCCTGATACAAAACCAATGGATTGGTGCACAAGAATGAAGATAGCTTTTGGAGCAGCCCAAGGTCTGGAATATTTGCACGAAATAGCGAATCCCCCCATCCTATACCGTGATTTAAAACCGTCAAACATCTTACTTGATGAAAACTATGAACCCAAACTCTCTGACTATGGTCTCGCCAAGCTTGGCGCTGATGGAGGCAAGATGCACCCTACTTCCAGAGTCATGGATACTTATGGTTATTCTGCACCTGAGTATTCTAGCAGTGGCGAGCTTACTCTCAAGTCTGACATTTATAGTTTTGGAGTCGTTCTTCTTGAGCTGCTCACTGGCCGAAGGGCCATTGACACGAATAGGCCAAATGACGAGCAAAATCTGGTTTCCTGG GCACAACCAATTTTCAGGGAACCTAAAAGATTTCCAGATTTGGCAGATCCGCGACTGAATAATGAATTCCCGGTAAAATGTCTAAACCAGGCAGTCGGAATATGTGCAATGTGCCTTCAGGAAGAACCGTCAGTCAGACCCTTGATCGGTGATGTGGTCGCTGCTCTTAGCTTTCTTTCAATACCTCAACCAGTTGAGAAGGATGTTAGTTCAGTTGCTTGTAATCCACCACCTGAACAGAAAATGCAATATGAAAATAACCCGAACCAGGAAGAACCTTCTCGTGATGATTCCGACAAAGATTGTTCCAACCATGAAGAGTCTAGTAGTGATGAGAGTGATGCAGAGGGTAGTAACAGAGAAAGTGTATCGGAGCAACAAAACCAAGGCCTCTCGCGAAGACATAGCTCCGCTGGTTCAGAAGAGGAGAACAATTCTTCAGACTCGGGTAGTGATGACGAGAGTGGCAATTACGGGGATGCTGAAAATACCGAGTTTGAAAATTCAGGAAGATCAGTAGGTCCAAATgatggaaatctttcttctgaaCATGGAAGTAGCAAGAGATGTACATCTACAAAACGAACAAGGTCTCGTCCAAGGAAGCTGGTAGTAACATTTAAGGAACCGAGTTTAAGTAGTAAACGAAATGGTAGTAAGAAAGGAAATCAGGAAGAAAACTGTTCACCAAAACCGAAAGTTAGTCCTGGTAAAGGAGAAAAGAGTTCAAGTTCAAGTTCAGAGAGCAGCAGCAGTGAATCTGAGGACGAAAAGGGGTCTGATCAACATCAAAATTCAAAACACAAAAAAGCATCCAATAGCATTGACGAAACTGAGAATCGGGTGTTCGACGATGATAATGATTGTAAACAAGGTCCCAAGTTACGGCATTTGCAAACCAGGTGA